The Cinclus cinclus chromosome 28, bCinCin1.1, whole genome shotgun sequence DNA window TGGGAAAGGTGAAACCACAGCGTGGGGTGTCCCGAGGGTGCCCACCGCGATCCCCTCAGAACGCCTTCTGCCTCATCTCCGCGATCCCCCGATCCAGCTCCTCCCCGACCCTCTGCAGCTCCCGGCGCTGCTCCCGCAGCTGCTCCCGGGATTGCTGCAGCCGCTGGTTCATCCCCACGTAGGAGCGGATCTGCCGGTACAGCTCCTCGGCCGCGGGCTCGGGGCAACctggagggcagagctggggctcagcggggctggaagggTGGGGGTTCCCACGTCCCCCCCCCTTTTCGCCAGCGCGGGCTCACCTGGAGCGGGGCCGTGGTCCTGGGGGGGCTCGGAGGGGAGGATGAAGACGGGGTCGGTGGGGAGCGCGCCCTGCACGTCGGTCAGGATCTGCTCCGCGCTGGGGGGCTCAGGGCGGGTGGGCAGCACCCGCTTGGCCTTGGAGCTCATCCCGGGGGACGCTCAtgtgggaggggctggggagaggaCGAGGGTGAGGGCGCTGCGCTGCCCCCACCccggacagacagacagacagacacccTCCCTTTTCTATCCCCCCCAGGACGGACAGAccccctgtgctgctcttggGACAGACAGACGGACACCCCGCAGCAGGCACACCCCTCCTCACTGTCCGCCCGGATGGACAAACAGAACTCCCCACACCTTCCCCTccggacagacagacagacacctgCCCCCCATTCCCCCACCCCGGCCCAAACAGACACACAGATCCCCCGCGCTGCTCCCCACCCAGACAGACCAACTCCCTTCCCCCCAGACTCACAGACTCCCCACTCCCCCGTCCTTtggacggacagacagacggacagaTCCCTCCTTGCCCCCCACCTCCCGCACAGATAAACCGGCCCCCTCCGCCCCTCGGAAACACAGGCAGAACCCCCCGATCCCCCCCAGCGGACAGACCGAACCCCGGTACGGCACACGGACGGACAGACCGAACCCCGGTACGGCACACGGACGGACAGACCGACACCCCGGTACGGCACACGGACGGACAGACCGACACCCCCGTCCCGGCCACCGTCCGGCCGCACTTCCGCCACGCCCCCGGACACCTCATCAACATAACCCCGCCCCTTTACCAGAGGCTCCGCCCCCAACCCGCTCTTAAAGGCGCCGCGCGGTGTCACGGAACAGGCGGGATTTGGGGGACAGCGGAGTTTATTGGGGGACTAGGGGAAAAACAGACTTGGACTGGAGAAACTGGGGATACCGGATGGGTACGGCCCGGGCAGCCCGGTACCGTGAACAGGGCCATGGTGCCGGTATCAGCGTCTGTATGGGAGACTTCAGTGCGAGAACGGAGGATGCCGGTACCAGTACCGGGAGCACAGCGCTGGTACCGGTGGCTGTAGTGCCAGTATGGGGGATTTCGGTGCCAGAATGGGGGTTGCCAAAGCAACTGGGAGCGTGGTGCCTgtactggggacactggtgaTGGTACCGGGACGGTAGTGCCAGTACCAGAGGCCCCGAGGCTCTTCTTACTTCGCCTTCTGCAGTAACTCCGCCAGGTTCAGGGGTGCTTTGACGCCTGCGGGGACACGGGTGGCGTTGGTGCCCGTCCCCGGGGCAGTGGCCGGTGTCCTGGGGCACTGCCCGGTCCAGCCCCGAGTCACCGTCTGGTTCCCTCCCCGTCCCGCTGAGCACGGGGGtgacagccagccctgccctccctgtCCCCGGGGGGCTCCAGAGGGGAGCCCCAGGTCAGCAGCAGCGCTGAGGGGTAGGTGGGCAACAGGGACGGACACACGGATGGGCACGTAGAGGGACACACGGATGGATACACGGACAGACATGAGGATGGACACGAGGACAGACATGAGGATGGACACGAGGATGGATACACGGACAGACACGTGGACGGACACGAGGACAGACATGAGGATGGACACGAGGATGGATACACGGACAGACACGTGGATGGACGTGAGGATGGACACGAGGATGGATACACGGACAGACACGTGGATGGACGTGAGGATGGACACGAGGATGGATACACGGACAGACACGCggacggacacacggacggacacacggacggacacacggacggGGTCTGGCTACTGAGAAGCGGGAGGGAAGCGCCTGCTCTACCCACGCCACGGGAGAAAGGGCCGGGTGTGCGGGAGCCGCGCCGGTGCCTGCGGGAGCAGAGCGGTTCGGGCGGTGCCGCGGTGGACACCAGACCCGGCGGGCgcccggcacggcccggccccggccccggccccggccccggccccgcgcggCGGCAGCGGGAGCCGCGGCTCGTTACATACGGGCAGGCTGGGCTGCGGGGCCACCTCGGCCGCCAGCCGGGCTCTGCTGTTGGCCAGAGTCCGCAGGACTGGACCGTGCAgcacagagaggagagagaggttAGAGAGGGGACCGAGCCTGTCCCGGGGCTCCTGTcccggggctgcagcagcatcgCCCACGGGCACggagaaataataaataatcacTTTTTGCTAACTAAACTGAGCTGTCTGTGTCCCTGCGCTGGGAAAACCGGGACACGGAgcaggatggagggacaggTGACCTGAGTTACCTTCTCGGGTGACAGTGGAGGCCGCATCCAGGGCCTTAGTGCCGATGTCACCCATCACGTTGTCCACGGTGCTGTGGTGCTTGAGGAAGAAGGGCCGGATGACGCTGTGGTAGATGACCTGGGAGCCGTtccagggcactggggacatGCACCACACCAGGAACAGGCACTGCGGAGACAAGAGGggctcagctgctccagggccccAAGGCTGGGTCCAGCAGCAGCGCCCAAAGCTGGAGATCACTGGAGGTCGCAGGATCCGAGCTGGGTGGAGCcccatcactgccctgctcatGGTCAGAGCCCACCACACTCAGCTCCTCCCTGTTCAGCCATGGGACGGGAGGAGCCCGGCACAGCCCTTACCTTCCCGGCGTAGTAGAAGGGGAACCAGTAGAGGAAAAGGTCGGAGAAGAACTCGGCGACGCTGAAGACGCCGTAGACCACCCAGTACGTGAGCCACATGGTGTCATCCTCCTTGCTGTGGCTCTCGATGGCTTTgatgctgcagcaggacaggggaaggaaggaaggacacaGTTGCTGCAGTACTGGGATGGGCTCCACCTTCCCAAATCCTCCAAACCCTGGAGGGAACCTGCCCActggtgctctgggctggcacggTCTCAACGTTTTCAAGAAGGTCTCAAGAGCTTCCCAGCCATAATTGCCTCTTCACTGAGCAGGCAGACCCTCAGCGAAGGGCAGGGAACGCTCTCCAGGTGTGGGACAGGTACTTACGAGACGTAGGCGGGGTAAACGAAGCCGATAATGTTGCAGAGGAGAGAAGCACCATAACCGAACATGAGGTACAGCCCCAGAAAAGCCACGGAACCTGCGGGGGACAGGGGACGGTCTGGCACCTGCTGCCCCCAGAGGAAGACCCCGCTCGGTCTCCTGAGCGGGATTCTCATCCCAGAGCGGGTTAACGAGCACCCCCATTAATTCCAGGACACCGATGTAAGGAGGCACGTGGCTCAATCTCTCCCGAGGGACCCGTGACCTGCTCCTGTCACCTCCCTTGACTCGTCTGGGACTTCAGCACCCCAAACTCGTAGCACTTCTGCTCCTGGAGCGGGGCCAGGGCGGCAGGAACCAGAGACTCTGACAACACACCCATGGTCCAAAGTCAAGGCTCCGCTCGCCTCCCCCGCGCGCGGGGCCCGGAGCCGCCCGGCATTCCCAGACCTCCCGCTCAAGGACGAGCCCAGCTCCCGGATCAAGCTCCCGGGATCGCGGCTCCTCCCGCAGGCGCTCCCCGTGG harbors:
- the C28H19orf25 gene encoding UPF0449 protein C19orf25 homolog translates to MSSKAKRVLPTRPEPPSAEQILTDVQGALPTDPVFILPSEPPQDHGPAPGCPEPAAEELYRQIRSYVGMNQRLQQSREQLREQRRELQRVGEELDRGIAEMRQKAF
- the REEP6 gene encoding receptor expression-enhancing protein 6 translates to MGSVQQRLERFLYSPGPIGDLLGQLEARTGVQRLYLATGSVAFLGLYLMFGYGASLLCNIIGFVYPAYVSIKAIESHSKEDDTMWLTYWVVYGVFSVAEFFSDLFLYWFPFYYAGKCLFLVWCMSPVPWNGSQVIYHSVIRPFFLKHHSTVDNVMGDIGTKALDAASTVTREGVKAPLNLAELLQKAK